In the genome of bacterium BMS3Abin11, one region contains:
- a CDS encoding universal stress protein family protein has product MVMLWVRFIHVFFCLSMNSLNHVLLASHGTVGAQAAEQMAIRMCSSGAKLHHLIVVPSLWKGMTGDDWLNNGSTRDTYRRYLEDELGREVDEHCERVSKRAEERKLEYSSEIVYGEPDKCLINSCKKESFDLVIMGSPRPKKVKGLRSRMKTESLTHTLDIPLLIVPYPGS; this is encoded by the coding sequence ATGGTGATGCTGTGGGTTCGGTTCATCCACGTATTTTTTTGTCTATCAATGAATTCTCTCAATCACGTACTACTAGCAAGTCATGGCACAGTGGGTGCCCAGGCGGCAGAGCAAATGGCCATACGCATGTGTTCCAGTGGCGCCAAACTACACCACCTGATTGTTGTCCCCAGTCTATGGAAAGGTATGACAGGTGATGACTGGTTGAACAATGGCTCAACACGGGACACCTACCGTCGATATCTTGAAGACGAGCTTGGTCGGGAAGTCGATGAGCACTGCGAACGTGTCAGCAAGCGTGCGGAAGAGAGAAAACTGGAATACAGTAGTGAAATTGTATATGGCGAACCGGATAAATGCCTGATCAATTCCTGCAAAAAAGAATCCTTTGACCTTGTCATCATGGGTTCACCACGTCCAAAAAAAGTAAAAGGTCTGCGTTCGCGCATGAAAACCGAATCTCTGACACACACACTGGATATTCCACTACTCATCGTCCCTTACCCAGGCTCCTAG
- the atzF gene encoding allophanate hydrolase, with the protein MNLNIAYLHDAYKNKTLTPEQLLESIWQACEQLVDHNIWIHLLSQQELQPYLDNLLKKGIEEFPLYGIPFAIKDNIDLAGIPTTAACQAFSYTPEKSAFVVEQLINAGAIPVGKTNMDQFATGLVGTRSPAPWGACKNAFNKDYISGGSSSGSSVSVALGLVSFSLGTDTAGSGRVPASFNNLIGFKPSKGLLSMSGVVPACRSLDCVSIFALTSDDADAVFEQAAVYDVNDQYAKQNPFSNNGRQYGLPTETFTFVVPQQDQLEFFGDTSAQKLFDQSVRAMQALGGEKHELDFTPFLQAAKLLYEGPWVAERYVAIENIISNQPEELLPVIKTIIGSAENKKATEAFKAEYSMQKHRSQVKQLLTDVDFLMTPTAGTIYTIEEVNADPIKLNINLGYYTNFMNLLDCTSVAVPAGFLDNGLPWGISLVSTCMQDRKLLSFANRWQQHLQLRPGKQDQDLPMSQAAEISFSDTIPVIVCGAHLDGLAFNWQLSERGAVFQEKTLTSETYRMYLIDGSPQRPGLIRDEVSGKAIEIEIWQIPAAEFGSFVAHIAAPLGIGKVETINHRWLPGFICESYAVKNAKEISVFGSWREYLRSLTIFKEKNHGT; encoded by the coding sequence ATGAACTTAAACATAGCGTATTTACATGACGCGTATAAAAATAAAACACTGACACCAGAACAGCTGCTAGAAAGTATCTGGCAGGCCTGTGAGCAACTTGTGGATCACAATATATGGATTCATTTGTTGAGCCAGCAGGAATTACAGCCTTACCTGGATAATTTACTGAAGAAAGGTATTGAGGAATTTCCTTTGTACGGCATTCCGTTTGCTATCAAAGACAATATTGACCTGGCAGGCATACCCACTACTGCCGCATGTCAGGCTTTTAGCTACACACCTGAAAAATCAGCCTTTGTCGTAGAACAGCTGATTAATGCAGGGGCGATACCAGTAGGTAAAACCAACATGGACCAGTTTGCCACAGGGCTGGTTGGTACACGTTCTCCTGCACCCTGGGGGGCGTGTAAGAATGCATTTAATAAGGATTATATCTCTGGTGGTTCGAGCTCCGGCTCATCTGTTTCAGTTGCACTCGGCCTGGTTAGCTTTTCACTGGGCACTGACACGGCTGGTTCCGGCCGCGTGCCGGCATCTTTTAACAATCTAATTGGTTTTAAACCATCAAAGGGCTTGTTGAGCATGAGCGGTGTGGTACCTGCGTGCCGGAGTCTGGATTGCGTCAGTATTTTTGCCTTAACTAGCGATGATGCTGATGCTGTGTTTGAGCAGGCGGCAGTATATGATGTTAATGATCAGTACGCAAAACAAAACCCATTTTCTAATAACGGGCGGCAGTATGGCTTGCCCACAGAAACTTTCACCTTCGTAGTCCCACAGCAGGATCAGCTGGAATTTTTTGGCGATACCTCCGCGCAGAAACTATTTGACCAAAGTGTCCGCGCTATGCAGGCACTCGGTGGCGAAAAACATGAACTGGATTTCACGCCATTTCTTCAGGCGGCAAAACTGCTATACGAAGGACCCTGGGTGGCGGAACGTTATGTTGCTATTGAAAATATTATCAGCAATCAGCCAGAAGAATTGCTTCCCGTGATCAAAACCATCATTGGCAGTGCGGAAAATAAAAAAGCGACGGAAGCCTTCAAGGCGGAATACAGCATGCAGAAACATCGGTCGCAGGTAAAACAGTTGTTGACCGACGTTGATTTTCTTATGACGCCGACCGCAGGCACTATCTACACTATAGAGGAGGTTAATGCCGATCCGATAAAGCTCAATATCAATCTTGGATACTACACCAACTTCATGAACCTGCTGGATTGTACTTCTGTTGCAGTCCCTGCAGGGTTTCTGGATAACGGCTTACCCTGGGGTATCAGTCTTGTCAGTACCTGTATGCAGGATCGGAAATTATTATCCTTTGCCAACCGCTGGCAGCAGCATCTGCAGTTACGCCCCGGTAAGCAGGATCAGGACCTGCCTATGTCGCAGGCAGCAGAAATTTCGTTTTCGGATACGATACCCGTGATTGTATGCGGAGCTCATCTTGATGGACTGGCATTCAACTGGCAGCTAAGCGAGCGTGGTGCTGTATTTCAGGAAAAAACCTTAACCTCTGAAACCTACCGCATGTATTTGATTGATGGCTCACCACAAAGGCCCGGCCTGATACGGGATGAAGTCAGTGGCAAGGCCATCGAGATCGAAATATGGCAGATACCCGCAGCTGAATTCGGTAGTTTTGTTGCCCACATAGCCGCCCCACTGGGTATAGGAAAGGTAGAGACCATCAATCATCGCTGGCTGCCCGGGTTCATCTGTGAATCCTATGCGGTCAAAAATGCTAAAGAAATAAGTGTGTTTGGCAGCTGGAGGGAATATTTAAGATCCTTAACGATATTCAAAGAGAAAAATCACGGCACCTAA
- the accA1 gene encoding acetyl-/propionyl-coenzyme A carboxylase alpha chain, producing MFTKVLIANRGAIATRIIRTLKQMGCQSISVYNEADIDSLHVQNANESYSLGEGRAAETYLDQDKIFDIIKKSGVEAVHPGYGFLSENPEFVKRCEENNIAFIGPTTGQMSSFGLKHTARKLAEENKIPLLPGTDLLKNINEAVVAAKNIGYPIMLKSTAGGGGIGMQLCWNQQELEKSFDSVRRLSENNFSNDGLFIEKFIEYARHIEVQVFGDGNGKAIAIGERDCSTQRRNQKVIEETPAPNLSNQVRAELHQTAVRLAKAVNYRNAGTVEFVYDQKSDEFYFLEVNTRLQVEHGVTEQVYNVDLVEWMVKLAANELPDLDVLGGALQLTGHAIQARVYAEDPNKDFQPCAGLLSEVSFPEKEYLRIDHWLESGIEVSPLFDPLLAKIIVTAEDRPAAIQQLDSALAETSLYGVETNINYVREILNTDVFKQGEIVTRYLNSFTSHPCTIDVISSGTLTTIQDYPARTGYWDIGVPPSGPFDQYCFSLGNRLLNNPADAAGLEITLNGPKLRFNNDTQVVLSGAAMDVHMDGSAIPFWQVIDVKAGQTLNIGKTTSAGARAYLSVKGGINCPKYLGSRSTFTLGQFGGHAGRALCAGDVLHFSKQKEKSDGISLPSELIPKISNTWQLRVIYGPHGAPDFFTEKDIKIFFEFDWEVHYNSSRTGVRLVGPKPEWARSDGGEAGMHPSNIHDNAYAVGTVDFTGDMPVILGPDGPSLGGFVCPATVITADLWKLGQLKAGYKVKFIAVTIEDAVAIEKAQLDTIERLEYVPARVSSTSIATPIIKSIDAKKHGVQIVYRPSGEKYLLVEFGALKLDIEYRCRVHALMLWFQRNKDEGVLELTPGIRSLQIHYDSQVISLKDLLIILDNALSVLKDVEDLEIPARVVHLPLSWDDDACRLAIEKYMQSVRKDAPWCPDNIEFIRRINGLDDIQQVKNTVFDASYLVMGLGDVYLGAPVATPMDPRHRLVTTKYNPARTWTAENSVGIGGSYLCVYGMEGPGGYQFVGRTLQMWNRYNKTREFTQPWLLRFFDQIKFYEVSAEELKQIRYDFPKGRYSIDIEETRFNLKDYLAFLQLNKNDIENFTGKRKKAFDEELQRWIESGQINFESAQDLASDIGEEDALPELCVAIESPVAGNVWKMLVKQGDIIEQGQPMVILESMKMEIEIVAPHAGIVYAINRNEGSQINAGQPLLVLQES from the coding sequence ATGTTCACTAAAGTTCTTATAGCTAACCGCGGGGCGATTGCTACTCGCATCATCCGTACTTTAAAACAGATGGGTTGTCAGTCTATTTCTGTTTATAACGAAGCGGATATCGATTCTTTACATGTTCAAAATGCAAATGAAAGTTATTCACTCGGTGAAGGACGAGCTGCTGAAACTTATCTTGACCAGGATAAGATTTTTGACATTATAAAAAAGTCCGGCGTTGAAGCTGTTCATCCGGGATATGGTTTTTTAAGTGAAAATCCCGAATTTGTAAAAAGATGCGAAGAAAATAACATTGCCTTTATCGGTCCGACTACCGGGCAGATGAGTTCCTTTGGCTTAAAGCACACGGCACGTAAGCTTGCAGAGGAAAATAAAATTCCTTTGTTACCGGGAACTGATCTACTGAAAAATATAAATGAGGCAGTAGTAGCCGCTAAAAACATTGGTTACCCCATTATGCTGAAAAGCACAGCCGGGGGCGGCGGCATAGGCATGCAGCTTTGCTGGAATCAGCAGGAGCTGGAAAAATCCTTTGACTCGGTGCGTCGTTTAAGCGAAAACAATTTTTCAAATGACGGATTGTTCATTGAAAAATTTATTGAGTATGCCCGCCACATTGAAGTCCAGGTGTTTGGTGATGGCAATGGCAAGGCCATTGCTATCGGTGAACGTGACTGCTCGACGCAACGACGCAATCAGAAGGTCATTGAAGAAACACCTGCACCAAATCTTTCTAATCAAGTAAGAGCAGAGCTGCATCAGACGGCAGTGCGACTGGCAAAAGCCGTTAATTATCGAAATGCTGGAACGGTAGAGTTTGTCTATGATCAGAAATCAGATGAATTTTACTTTCTTGAGGTTAATACGCGCTTACAGGTTGAGCATGGTGTTACCGAGCAGGTATATAATGTTGACCTGGTAGAATGGATGGTTAAGCTGGCTGCAAATGAACTGCCTGATCTTGATGTTTTAGGCGGTGCGCTTCAGTTAACGGGCCATGCTATTCAGGCTCGCGTTTATGCAGAGGATCCGAATAAGGATTTCCAGCCTTGCGCTGGCCTGCTTAGCGAGGTGTCATTTCCAGAAAAAGAGTATCTGCGTATTGATCACTGGTTGGAATCAGGCATTGAGGTATCTCCCTTATTTGACCCCTTGCTGGCAAAAATTATTGTCACAGCGGAGGATCGCCCGGCTGCTATTCAACAACTGGATTCTGCATTAGCTGAGACAAGTTTGTATGGTGTAGAAACCAATATAAATTATGTCCGTGAAATTCTAAATACAGATGTCTTCAAACAGGGTGAAATAGTCACGCGATATTTAAATAGCTTCACCAGCCATCCCTGTACCATCGATGTTATCAGTTCCGGCACCTTAACCACCATACAGGACTATCCGGCCCGTACCGGTTACTGGGACATAGGCGTGCCGCCTTCAGGACCATTTGATCAATATTGTTTTAGTTTAGGAAATCGACTGTTGAACAACCCCGCTGATGCTGCGGGACTGGAAATCACGCTTAACGGGCCGAAACTGAGATTTAATAATGATACACAAGTCGTCCTTAGCGGTGCTGCAATGGATGTACATATGGATGGTTCAGCAATACCATTCTGGCAGGTCATCGATGTTAAAGCAGGACAAACATTAAACATTGGCAAAACAACCTCTGCTGGCGCGCGAGCTTATTTGTCTGTCAAAGGTGGAATTAACTGTCCTAAATATCTTGGCTCACGTTCCACATTCACCCTGGGCCAGTTTGGTGGCCATGCAGGCCGTGCCCTTTGTGCCGGTGATGTTTTGCATTTCAGTAAGCAAAAAGAGAAGTCTGATGGAATCAGTTTACCCAGTGAATTGATACCAAAAATCAGCAATACATGGCAGTTAAGAGTTATTTATGGTCCGCATGGGGCCCCTGACTTTTTTACTGAAAAAGATATAAAGATATTTTTTGAATTTGACTGGGAAGTGCATTACAACTCCAGTCGTACTGGTGTCAGGCTGGTCGGACCGAAGCCGGAATGGGCTAGAAGTGATGGCGGCGAAGCGGGTATGCATCCGTCAAATATTCACGATAATGCCTATGCGGTTGGCACAGTGGATTTTACCGGTGATATGCCGGTAATTCTGGGTCCGGATGGCCCATCCTTAGGAGGATTTGTTTGTCCAGCGACTGTCATTACAGCAGACTTATGGAAGCTGGGCCAGTTAAAAGCAGGGTATAAAGTAAAGTTCATAGCAGTCACAATTGAAGATGCCGTGGCCATAGAAAAAGCGCAGTTAGATACGATAGAGAGGCTGGAATATGTTCCTGCCAGGGTTTCATCTACATCGATTGCTACCCCAATCATCAAATCAATAGATGCGAAGAAACACGGCGTACAAATTGTCTATCGACCCTCTGGTGAAAAATATTTACTGGTGGAGTTCGGAGCATTAAAACTCGATATCGAATATCGTTGCAGGGTACATGCCTTAATGCTGTGGTTTCAGCGGAACAAAGATGAAGGTGTGCTAGAGCTGACGCCGGGCATTCGATCCTTACAGATTCATTATGATAGCCAGGTCATTTCGCTGAAGGACCTGTTAATTATTCTGGATAACGCGCTTTCTGTATTGAAAGATGTTGAAGACCTTGAGATCCCTGCGCGAGTAGTACATCTGCCACTCAGCTGGGACGATGATGCCTGCCGTCTGGCGATTGAAAAGTACATGCAGTCAGTGCGAAAAGATGCCCCCTGGTGTCCGGATAATATTGAATTCATTCGACGTATCAATGGCCTGGATGATATTCAGCAGGTCAAAAATACTGTTTTTGATGCCAGTTATCTGGTGATGGGACTAGGAGACGTTTACCTGGGCGCCCCAGTGGCCACGCCGATGGACCCCAGGCATCGTTTGGTTACGACAAAATATAATCCGGCACGTACATGGACGGCAGAAAACTCGGTAGGCATAGGCGGCTCTTATCTCTGCGTCTATGGCATGGAAGGGCCGGGTGGTTACCAGTTTGTTGGCCGTACGCTACAAATGTGGAACAGGTATAACAAAACTAGAGAATTTACTCAGCCCTGGTTATTACGTTTCTTTGATCAAATTAAGTTTTATGAAGTTAGCGCAGAAGAACTGAAACAGATACGTTATGACTTTCCCAAGGGCCGTTACAGCATCGACATCGAAGAAACACGGTTTAATTTAAAAGACTACCTAGCTTTTCTTCAGCTGAATAAAAATGATATTGAAAATTTTACAGGCAAACGTAAAAAAGCCTTCGATGAGGAGCTGCAGAGGTGGATTGAATCTGGTCAGATCAATTTTGAGTCGGCACAGGATCTTGCCAGCGACATCGGTGAAGAAGATGCGCTGCCGGAACTGTGTGTTGCAATTGAAAGTCCTGTTGCCGGCAATGTATGGAAAATGCTGGTTAAGCAGGGCGATATTATTGAACAGGGTCAGCCGATGGTCATCCTTGAATCCATGAAAATGGAAATTGAAATAGTCGCACCGCACGCCGGTATTGTTTACGCCATCAATCGTAACGAGGGCAGCCAGATCAACGCAGGTCAGCCGTTGCTGGTTTTGCAAGAGAGTTAA
- the cmpD gene encoding bicarbonate transport ATP-binding protein CmpD encodes MIVTQIEAKSLWKEYGDNTVLEQVNVQVEKGEFITIVGTSGCGKTTFLRMLLGVEQPSRGELLLDGKPFPAEPDDDRGIVFQRYSVFPHLTVLKNTLLAEEFHQSRLLGKLFGQKRRQAEEQAKEMLDSVGLSHVLEQYPHQLSGGMQQRLAIAQALMRKPKILLLDEPFGALDPGIRADMHDLILRLWNETGLTIFMITHDLKEGFYLGTRLWVFDKIRLDPQCPNCFGSTITYDIDVGQTKQSLFQDIDLSLEDSRKFLVQ; translated from the coding sequence ATGATAGTGACACAGATAGAAGCAAAAAGTTTGTGGAAGGAATACGGCGATAATACCGTACTTGAGCAGGTGAATGTTCAGGTTGAAAAAGGTGAATTTATCACTATCGTAGGTACTTCCGGTTGTGGCAAGACAACCTTTTTACGGATGTTGCTGGGCGTAGAACAGCCCAGTCGCGGTGAACTGCTACTGGATGGAAAGCCTTTTCCTGCTGAACCAGATGATGATCGTGGGATAGTGTTTCAACGCTACTCTGTTTTTCCGCATCTCACCGTGTTGAAAAATACACTGCTTGCTGAAGAATTCCATCAATCCCGGTTGCTGGGGAAATTATTCGGTCAGAAAAGAAGACAGGCAGAAGAACAGGCAAAAGAAATGCTCGATTCTGTAGGCCTGAGCCATGTACTTGAGCAATATCCACACCAGCTTTCTGGCGGTATGCAGCAGCGGCTTGCTATTGCCCAGGCTTTGATGAGAAAACCAAAAATTTTATTATTAGATGAACCATTTGGCGCGCTGGATCCGGGCATCCGTGCTGATATGCATGATTTAATTCTTCGGCTATGGAATGAAACAGGCCTGACTATTTTTATGATTACGCATGATTTAAAAGAAGGTTTTTATCTTGGAACCCGACTATGGGTCTTTGATAAAATTCGACTAGATCCCCAATGCCCGAATTGCTTTGGCTCGACAATCACTTACGATATTGATGTTGGTCAGACGAAACAATCACTTTTTCAGGATATCGACCTTTCTCTTGAGGACAGCCGGAAGTTTCTGGTGCAATAA
- the ssuC gene encoding putative aliphatic sulfonates transport permease protein SsuC produces MKRLINQHPDTTQKIILGVLPFLLLLFIYIVASNARLAENLDDKLLPSISNMGKAMQKLALQPSKRTGEYLFWQDTMSSLTRLGLGVGISALIGLFFGVLNGVIPYSRTNLSPLITVISLIPPLALLPILFIVFGLGELSKVILIAFGITPYIIRDLQGKVLELPDEQLIKAQTLGASSWLLIVRVVLPQIIPRLIGALRLSLGAAWLFLIAAEAIASTDGLGYRIFLVRRYLAMDIILPYVAWITFLAFLIDYLLKFMSVRLFPWFHSDK; encoded by the coding sequence ATGAAACGTCTAATAAACCAGCATCCAGACACCACACAAAAGATCATTCTTGGTGTGTTGCCTTTTTTATTGCTCCTGTTCATTTATATCGTGGCATCTAATGCGCGTCTGGCAGAAAATCTTGACGATAAGCTACTGCCTTCGATTAGTAACATGGGCAAGGCGATGCAAAAGCTTGCGCTGCAACCCAGTAAGCGTACCGGTGAATATCTTTTCTGGCAGGACACGATGTCGAGTCTTACGCGCCTGGGTCTCGGCGTCGGCATCAGTGCACTGATTGGGCTTTTCTTTGGTGTTTTAAACGGTGTGATTCCTTATAGCCGCACAAATTTATCACCCTTAATAACCGTTATTTCCCTTATTCCACCTTTGGCATTATTGCCAATACTTTTTATTGTATTTGGCCTCGGTGAACTCTCCAAGGTTATACTAATTGCCTTTGGTATTACGCCCTATATTATCCGTGACCTGCAGGGCAAGGTGCTTGAACTGCCTGATGAGCAGTTAATCAAGGCGCAAACTCTTGGCGCTTCAAGCTGGCTGCTTATTGTCCGGGTAGTGCTACCACAGATAATACCGCGATTGATTGGAGCCTTACGCTTGTCACTCGGGGCTGCATGGTTATTCCTGATTGCGGCAGAAGCAATTGCTTCAACTGATGGCCTGGGCTACCGCATCTTTCTGGTGCGTCGCTATCTTGCAATGGACATCATATTACCTTATGTGGCATGGATTACATTTCTGGCATTTTTAATCGACTATCTTTTAAAATTTATGTCAGTACGGCTTTTCCCCTGGTTTCACTCAGATAAGTAA
- a CDS encoding alkanesulfonate transporter substrate-binding subunit, protein MKSLFKKLFILLIIPVTILATPSAMAADKFKVAWSIYVGWMPWDYANSSGVLKKWADKYGIEIELVQINDYVESINQYTSGGFDATVMTNMDALTIPAASGVDSTALIVGDFSNGNDAVILKGKKELKDIKGQNVNLVELSVSHYLLARALESVGLTEKDVKVVNTSDADMVAVYTTSSVTAVTTWNPLVSEILAMPNSYKVFDSSKIPGEIIDLLVVNTKTLKENPKLGKALTGAWYETMVLMQGSGAKAIEARTSMGAASGTDLKGYDAQLVSTKMFYRAEDAVAFTNSAALKDTMAKVAGFSFDHGLLGDSAPNAGFIGIESPVGIFGDKSNIKLRFDPTYMQMSADGKL, encoded by the coding sequence ATGAAATCGCTATTCAAGAAACTGTTTATCCTTCTTATTATCCCAGTAACAATTCTGGCCACACCTTCTGCTATGGCCGCTGACAAATTCAAGGTTGCCTGGAGCATTTATGTCGGCTGGATGCCCTGGGATTATGCCAACAGTTCAGGAGTTCTTAAGAAATGGGCCGATAAATACGGTATCGAAATTGAGCTAGTGCAGATTAATGATTACGTAGAATCGATTAACCAGTATACCTCAGGCGGTTTTGATGCCACTGTAATGACCAATATGGACGCATTAACCATTCCTGCAGCCAGTGGTGTAGATAGTACTGCGCTGATTGTTGGAGATTTTTCTAACGGCAATGACGCGGTTATCCTGAAAGGTAAAAAAGAACTCAAAGACATTAAGGGCCAGAATGTCAACCTGGTTGAACTGAGTGTCTCACATTACCTGCTTGCCAGAGCGCTGGAAAGTGTCGGGCTTACGGAAAAAGATGTCAAAGTTGTGAACACTTCAGATGCTGACATGGTTGCCGTTTACACTACGTCTTCAGTCACGGCTGTTACGACCTGGAACCCGCTGGTGAGTGAAATCCTGGCCATGCCGAATAGCTATAAGGTTTTTGATTCCAGTAAGATACCCGGTGAGATTATTGACCTCCTGGTGGTAAATACAAAGACCCTGAAAGAGAACCCCAAACTTGGCAAAGCACTGACAGGTGCCTGGTATGAGACAATGGTGTTAATGCAGGGAAGCGGAGCAAAAGCGATAGAAGCACGTACCAGCATGGGTGCAGCATCTGGTACAGACCTGAAGGGTTATGATGCTCAGCTTGTCTCGACCAAAATGTTCTACAGAGCGGAAGACGCCGTTGCGTTTACCAATAGCGCTGCATTAAAAGATACCATGGCTAAGGTAGCCGGTTTTTCATTCGATCATGGCTTGCTTGGTGACAGTGCGCCAAATGCCGGTTTCATCGGTATTGAATCGCCGGTTGGTATTTTTGGTGACAAGAGTAATATCAAGCTGCGTTTTGATCCCACCTATATGCAAATGTCTGCTGACGGCAAGCTATAA